A DNA window from Coffea arabica cultivar ET-39 chromosome 6c, Coffea Arabica ET-39 HiFi, whole genome shotgun sequence contains the following coding sequences:
- the LOC113694345 gene encoding uncharacterized protein: MEGTLFPNRPGFPIQQTKPTIQPPNQRLKFNTSTLLPPLHQQLLPQQQQQPKTACSSSFPIDSLLQHLLHISNNKPPIIKSAKSNGTHFTSALISSENGEFEETRLANSIAIPRIERYREEHAFQTGSGNGALDFLPLDCKLMLNSILEYPVSSLSKYLDSVKFQLLEVDLMSLLKGLDVLGNWEKAIILFEWLVMNDTKDKLDNQVIELMVKILGRESQYLVTSKLFDLLPVEEYLLDVRACTTILHAYSRTEKYDKAIALFGYMKEKGLYPTLVTYNVMLDVYGKKGRSWNEIVGLLEEMRSEGLQFDEFTCSTVISACGREGLLEEAKGFFDELKKRGYVPGTVSYNSLLQVFGKAGVLPEALNVLKEMEENQCLPDSVTYNELVATYVRAGFHEEAAALIGTMTEKGIRPNAVTYTTVIDAYGKAGKEDKAFTWFKHMKKAGCVPNVCTYNAILGMLGKKSRLEEMMEIVCDMKINGCAPNRVTWNTMLAMCGSKGMHKYVNHVFEEMKNCGFEPDRDTFNTLISAYGRCGSRVDASTMYDEMMKAGFMPCVTTYNALLNALARRGDWRAAEKIILDMKNKGFKPSETSHSLLLNCYSKGGNVRGIEKIAKDIYDGRIYPSWMLLRTLVLANFKCRSLMGMERAFQEFKNHGYNPDLVMFNSMLSVFSRNKMLDRAHEMLHLICESGLQPDLITYNSLMDMYARAGDCWKAEEILNGLQKSGGEPDLVSYNTVIKGFCRQGLMQEAIRVFSEMTSRGIRPCIVTYNTFVAGFAGRGLFSQVDELIDYMIQHNCRPNELTYKTIVDGYCKAKKYKEAMDFVSNIKERDASCDEQSLHRLALRVRENVES; the protein is encoded by the coding sequence ATGGAAGGGACCCTTTTTCCCAATAGGCCTGGATTTCCAATCCAACAAACAAAACCAACAATTCAACCGCCTAACCAACGCTTGAAATTCAATACTTCAACTCTCCTTCCTCCTTTACATCAACAATTGCTGCCGCAGCAACAGCAGCAACCAAAGACTGCTTGTTCATCTTCTTTTCCTATTGATTCTCTCCTCCAACACCTTCTCCATATCTCCAACAATAAGCCACCTATCATCAAATCAGCCAAAAGCAATGGAACCCACTTCACTTCAGCTCTCATTTCTTCAGAAAATGGAGAATTTGAAGAAACCCGTTTGGCCAATTCAATTGCTATCCCAAGAATTGAGAGATACAGGGAAGAGCATGCTTTTCAGACAGGCAGTGGTAATGGGGCCCTTGATTTTCTCCCCCTGGACTGTAAGTTGATGCTTAATTCAATTCTTGAATACCCCGTTTCTAGTTTGAGTAAATACCTTGATTCTGTCAAGTTTCAGTTATTGGAAGTTGATTTGATGAGTTTGTTGAAAGGTTTAGATGTTCTAGGCAATTGGGAAAAAGctataattttgtttgaatgGCTTGTCATGAATGATACTAAGGACAAGTTGGACAACCAAGTTATTGAATTAATGGTTAAGATTCTTGGGAGGGAGTCTCAATACTTGGTCACCTCAAAACTGTTTGATTTACTTCCCGTTGAGGAGTATTTGTTGGATGTCCGAGCATGTACTACAATTCTTCATGCATATTCTCGTACTGAAAAGTACGATAAGGCTATAGCATTGTTTGGATACATGAAAGAAAAGGGCTTATATCCAACTTTAGTTACCTACAATGTGATGTTGGATGTTTACGGTAAAAAGGGCCGGTCTTGGAATGAAATTGTTGGCCTTCTTGAAGAAATGAGGAGCGAAGGGCTTCAGTTTGATGAGTTCACTTGCAGCACTGTGATATCAGCATGTGGCCGTGAAGGGTTGTTGGAGGAAGCAAAGGGGTTTTTCGATGAACTGAAGAAACGAGGATATGTTCCTGGAACAGTTAGTTACAATTCACTTCTCCAAGTGTTTGGGAAGGCAGGGGTTCTTCCAGAGGCTTTGAATGTTCTgaaagagatggaggaaaatcaATGCCTTCCAGACTCGGTGACTTACAATGAACTTGTGGCAACATATGTGAGGGCTGGATTCCATGAAGAAGCAGCTGCTTTAATTGGTACAATGACGGAAAAGGGGATAAGGCCAAATGCCGTGACTTACACTACAGTGATAGATGCCTATGGCAAAGCTGGGAAGGAGGACAAGGCATTTACTTGGTTCAAACATATGAAGAAAGCGGGTTGTGTCCCTAATGTGTGCACTTATAATGCTATCCTTGGGATGCTAGGGAAGAAGTCACGATTGGAGGAGATGATGGAAATTGTCTGTGATATGAAAATAAATGGTTGTGCCCCCAATCGTGTGACTTGGAATACAATGCTTGCCATGTGTGGTAGTAAAGGAATGCATAAATATGTTAATCATGTTTTCGAAGAGATGAAGAATTGTGGCTTTGAGCCTGATAGAGACACATTCAATACCTTAATTAGTGCATACGGTCGATGTGGTTCACGAGTTGATGCTTCGACGATGTATGATGAGATGATGAAAGCAGGCTTTATGCCATGTGTTACAACTTATAATGCACTTCTAAATGCTCTGGCCCGTAGAGGTGATTGGAGAGCAGCAGAAAAGATAATTTTGGACATGAAGAATAAGGGCTTCAAGCCCAGTGAAACATCACACTCCTTGTTGCTTAATTGCTACTCAAAGGGTGGCAATGTGAGGGGCATAGAAAAGATTGCAAAAGATATCTACGATGGCCGCATCtatcccagttggatgcttttGAGGACCCTTGTTCTTGCAAATTTCAAGTGTAGGTCTCTCATGGGTATGGAGAGAGCATTCCAAGAATTCAAGAACCATGGATATAATCCTGACTTAGTTATGTTCAACTCAATGCTTTCCGTTTTTTCCAGGAACAAAATGTTGGATCGTGCCCATGAGATGCTGCACTTGATCTGTGAGAGTGGATTGCAGCCAGATCTCATTACTTACAATAGCTTGATGGATATGTATGCTAGAGCAGGTGATTGCTGGAAAGCTGAAGAAATCCTCAATGGACTGCAAAAAAGTGGTGGAGAACCTGATCTTGTTTCCTATAATACTGTCATCAAGGGGTTCTGCAGGCAAGGTCTCATGCAGGAGGCAATCAGAGTTTTCTCAGAAATGACATCCAGGGGAATTCGTCCCTGCATTGTTACGTACAACACGTTTGTTGCTGGCTTTGCTGGACGAGGACTGTTCTCACAAGTAGATGAATTAATAGACTACATGATCCAGCATAACTGCAGACCAAATGAGTTAACATACAAGACAATAGTAGATGGTTATTGTAAAGCAAAAAAGTACAAGGAAGCCATGGATTTTGTTTCAAATATTAAGGAAAGGGATGCTTCCTGTGATGAGCAGTCCTTGCATAGACTTGCATTACGGGTCAGGGAAAACGTGGAGTCGTga
- the LOC113694253 gene encoding homogentisate phytyltransferase 1, chloroplastic isoform X1 has translation MESLLIGSFAKPSSLPSFPLTSELSSPSSGLLGLKCKRWNNLEKQLAVIPKRRLLMRQHVGSDSSQKFVAFCWKGSDKYLVNAVSEHPFESEPSNSPLKSLQASLDAFYRFSRPHTVIGTVLSIISVSLLAVEKVSDFSPLFFTGMFEAIAAAFLMNIYIVGLNQLSDIDIDKVNKPYLPLASGEYSVETGIIIVSSFVIMSFWLGWIVGSWPLFWALFVSFVLGTAYSMNVPWLRWKRFAFVAALCILAVRAVIVQLAFYLHIQTFVFRRPALLSKPVIFATAFMTFFSVVIALFKDIPDIVGDKIYGIESFSVRLGQERVFWICISLLQMAYIVAIFVGVTSSQLWSKYIMVGGHILLASILWRRAKSVDLESKTQIISFYMFIWKLFYAEYFLIPLVR, from the exons ATGGAGTCTCTGCTCATTGGGTCTTTTGCAAAGCCTTCATCTTTACCTTCATTTCCTCTCACTTCTGAGCTTTCTTCTCCTTCCTCCG GACTGCTGGGTTTGAAATGCAAAAGATGGAACAATCTAGAGAAACAGTTAGCAGTGATCCCAAAAAGGCGGCTTCTGATGCGTCAGCATGTTGGTAGCGACAGCAGCCAAAAATTTGTTGCTTTTTGCTGGAAAGGAAGTGATAAGTATTTGGTGAATGCTGTCTCTGAACACCCTTTTGAATCTGAACCTTCGAACAGCCCCCTGAAGTCACTTCAAGCCAGTTTAGATGCTTTCTATCGGTTTTCACGTCCCCACACTGTTATAGGAACA GTACTGAGCATAATTTCAGTTTCTCTACTTGCAGTCGAAAAGGTTTCAGATTTTTCTCCATTGTTTTTCACTGGGATGTTCGAG GCCATTGCTGCTGCCTTCTTGATGAACATATACATTGTTGGCCTGAATCAGTTGTCAGACATAGATATTGACAAG GTTAATAAGCCATATCTCCCATTGGCATCAGGGGAATATTCAGTCGAGACTGGTATAATAATTGTTTCATCATTTGTCATAATG AGCTTTTGGCTTGGATGGATAGTAGGCTCATGGCCATTATTTTGGGCTCTTTTTGTCAGCTTTGTGCTTGGGACTGCATACTCAATGAAC GTACCATGGTTGAGATGGAAGAGATTTGCATTTGTTGCTGCACTCTGCATCTTAGCTGTGCGAGCTGTAATTGTACAGTTAGCATTTTATTTGCACATTCAG ACTTTTGTATTCAGACGACCAGCTCTCTTGTCAAAGCCTGTAATTTTTGCCACTGCATTCATGACCTTCTTCTCCGTTGTTATTGCACTATTCAAG GATATTCCTGATATTGTTGGAGACAAGATATATGGTATTGAATCTTTTAGTGTCCGATTGGGTCAAGAGAGG GTGTTTTGGATTTGTATATCCCTTCTTCAAATGGCTTATATTGTCGCTATTTTTGTTGGAGTGACATCTTCCCAACTCTGGAGCAAGTACATTATG GTTGGTGGTCACATCCTCTTGGCTTCAATACTTTGGAGGCGAGCCAAATCTGTTGATCTGGAAAGCAAGACACAAATAATATCCTTTTACATGTTCATCTGGAAG CTCTTTTATGCAGAGTATTTCCTCATACCTCTAGTAAGGTAA
- the LOC113694253 gene encoding homogentisate phytyltransferase 1, chloroplastic isoform X2, which translates to MESLLIGSFAKPSSLPSFPLTSELSSPSSGLLGLKCKRWNNLEKQLAVIPKRRLLMRQHVGSDSSQKFVAFCWKGSDKYLVNAVSEHPFESEPSNSPLKSLQASLDAFYRFSRPHTVIGTVLSIISVSLLAVEKVSDFSPLFFTGMFEAIAAAFLMNIYIVGLNQLSDIDIDKVNKPYLPLASGEYSVETGIIIVSSFVIMSFWLGWIVGSWPLFWALFVSFVLGTAYSMNVPWLRWKRFAFVAALCILAVRAVIVQLAFYLHIQDIPDIVGDKIYGIESFSVRLGQERVFWICISLLQMAYIVAIFVGVTSSQLWSKYIMVGGHILLASILWRRAKSVDLESKTQIISFYMFIWKLFYAEYFLIPLVR; encoded by the exons ATGGAGTCTCTGCTCATTGGGTCTTTTGCAAAGCCTTCATCTTTACCTTCATTTCCTCTCACTTCTGAGCTTTCTTCTCCTTCCTCCG GACTGCTGGGTTTGAAATGCAAAAGATGGAACAATCTAGAGAAACAGTTAGCAGTGATCCCAAAAAGGCGGCTTCTGATGCGTCAGCATGTTGGTAGCGACAGCAGCCAAAAATTTGTTGCTTTTTGCTGGAAAGGAAGTGATAAGTATTTGGTGAATGCTGTCTCTGAACACCCTTTTGAATCTGAACCTTCGAACAGCCCCCTGAAGTCACTTCAAGCCAGTTTAGATGCTTTCTATCGGTTTTCACGTCCCCACACTGTTATAGGAACA GTACTGAGCATAATTTCAGTTTCTCTACTTGCAGTCGAAAAGGTTTCAGATTTTTCTCCATTGTTTTTCACTGGGATGTTCGAG GCCATTGCTGCTGCCTTCTTGATGAACATATACATTGTTGGCCTGAATCAGTTGTCAGACATAGATATTGACAAG GTTAATAAGCCATATCTCCCATTGGCATCAGGGGAATATTCAGTCGAGACTGGTATAATAATTGTTTCATCATTTGTCATAATG AGCTTTTGGCTTGGATGGATAGTAGGCTCATGGCCATTATTTTGGGCTCTTTTTGTCAGCTTTGTGCTTGGGACTGCATACTCAATGAAC GTACCATGGTTGAGATGGAAGAGATTTGCATTTGTTGCTGCACTCTGCATCTTAGCTGTGCGAGCTGTAATTGTACAGTTAGCATTTTATTTGCACATTCAG GATATTCCTGATATTGTTGGAGACAAGATATATGGTATTGAATCTTTTAGTGTCCGATTGGGTCAAGAGAGG GTGTTTTGGATTTGTATATCCCTTCTTCAAATGGCTTATATTGTCGCTATTTTTGTTGGAGTGACATCTTCCCAACTCTGGAGCAAGTACATTATG GTTGGTGGTCACATCCTCTTGGCTTCAATACTTTGGAGGCGAGCCAAATCTGTTGATCTGGAAAGCAAGACACAAATAATATCCTTTTACATGTTCATCTGGAAG CTCTTTTATGCAGAGTATTTCCTCATACCTCTAGTAAGGTAA
- the LOC113694253 gene encoding homogentisate phytyltransferase 1, chloroplastic isoform X3, giving the protein MESLLIGSFAKPSSLPSFPLTSELSSPSSGLLGLKCKRWNNLEKQLAVIPKRRLLMRQHVGSDSSQKFVAFCWKGSDKYLVLSIISVSLLAVEKVSDFSPLFFTGMFEAIAAAFLMNIYIVGLNQLSDIDIDKVNKPYLPLASGEYSVETGIIIVSSFVIMSFWLGWIVGSWPLFWALFVSFVLGTAYSMNVPWLRWKRFAFVAALCILAVRAVIVQLAFYLHIQTFVFRRPALLSKPVIFATAFMTFFSVVIALFKDIPDIVGDKIYGIESFSVRLGQERVFWICISLLQMAYIVAIFVGVTSSQLWSKYIMVGGHILLASILWRRAKSVDLESKTQIISFYMFIWKLFYAEYFLIPLVR; this is encoded by the exons ATGGAGTCTCTGCTCATTGGGTCTTTTGCAAAGCCTTCATCTTTACCTTCATTTCCTCTCACTTCTGAGCTTTCTTCTCCTTCCTCCG GACTGCTGGGTTTGAAATGCAAAAGATGGAACAATCTAGAGAAACAGTTAGCAGTGATCCCAAAAAGGCGGCTTCTGATGCGTCAGCATGTTGGTAGCGACAGCAGCCAAAAATTTGTTGCTTTTTGCTGGAAAGGAAGTGATAAGTATTTG GTACTGAGCATAATTTCAGTTTCTCTACTTGCAGTCGAAAAGGTTTCAGATTTTTCTCCATTGTTTTTCACTGGGATGTTCGAG GCCATTGCTGCTGCCTTCTTGATGAACATATACATTGTTGGCCTGAATCAGTTGTCAGACATAGATATTGACAAG GTTAATAAGCCATATCTCCCATTGGCATCAGGGGAATATTCAGTCGAGACTGGTATAATAATTGTTTCATCATTTGTCATAATG AGCTTTTGGCTTGGATGGATAGTAGGCTCATGGCCATTATTTTGGGCTCTTTTTGTCAGCTTTGTGCTTGGGACTGCATACTCAATGAAC GTACCATGGTTGAGATGGAAGAGATTTGCATTTGTTGCTGCACTCTGCATCTTAGCTGTGCGAGCTGTAATTGTACAGTTAGCATTTTATTTGCACATTCAG ACTTTTGTATTCAGACGACCAGCTCTCTTGTCAAAGCCTGTAATTTTTGCCACTGCATTCATGACCTTCTTCTCCGTTGTTATTGCACTATTCAAG GATATTCCTGATATTGTTGGAGACAAGATATATGGTATTGAATCTTTTAGTGTCCGATTGGGTCAAGAGAGG GTGTTTTGGATTTGTATATCCCTTCTTCAAATGGCTTATATTGTCGCTATTTTTGTTGGAGTGACATCTTCCCAACTCTGGAGCAAGTACATTATG GTTGGTGGTCACATCCTCTTGGCTTCAATACTTTGGAGGCGAGCCAAATCTGTTGATCTGGAAAGCAAGACACAAATAATATCCTTTTACATGTTCATCTGGAAG CTCTTTTATGCAGAGTATTTCCTCATACCTCTAGTAAGGTAA
- the LOC113694066 gene encoding plasma membrane ATPase 4, translated as MGGDKAISLEEIKNETVDLEKIPIEEVFEQLKCTREGLSSEEGANRLQIFGPNKLEEKKESKILKFLGFMWNPLSWVMEAAAIMAIALANGGGQDPDWQDFVGIVCLLVINSTISFIEENNAGNAAAALMAGLAPKTKVLRDGQWSEQEAAILVPGDIVSIKLGDIIPADARLLEGDPLKVDQSALTGESLPVTRNPGEEVFSGSTCKQGEIEAVVIATGVHTFFGKAAHLVDSTNQVGHFQKVLTAIGNFCICSIAVGMLIELIVMYPIQHRKYRDGIDNLLVLLIGGIPIAMPTVLSVTMAIGSHRLSQQGAITKRMTAIEEMAGMDVLCSDKTGTLTLNKLTVDKNLIEAFAKGVDKEHVLLLAARASRVENQDAIDAAIVGTLADPKEARAGIRELHFLPFNPVDKRTALTYIDAEGNWHRASKGAPEQILTLCNASEDFKRKVHAIIDKFAERGLRSLAVARQEVPAKSKDSPGGPWQFVGLLSLFDPPRHDSAETIRRALNLGVNVKMITGDQLAIGKETGRRLGMGTNMYPSASLLGQHKDESIAGLPVEELIEKADGFAGVFPEHKYEIVKKLQERKHIVGMTGDGVNDAPALKKADIGIAVADATDAARSASDIVLTEPGLSVIISAVLTSRAIFQRMKNYTIYAVSITIRIVFGFMLIALIWKFDFSPFMVLIIAILNDGTIMTISKDRVKPSPLPDSWKLKEIFATGVVLGGYLAVMTVVFFWAMHKTDFFHDKFGVKNIRNSEDEMMAALYLQVSIVSQALIFVTRSRSWSYVERPGLLLLTAFVIAQLVATLIAVYANWSFARIKGCGWGWAGVIWLYSVVFYVPLDFLKFFIRYVLSGKAWLNLIDNKIAFTTKKDYGKEEREAQWAVAQRTLHGLQPPDASGILDEKSSYRELSEIAEQAKRRAEMARLRELHTLKGHVESVVKLKGLDIETIQQHYTV; from the exons ATGGGTGGCGATAAGGCTATCAGTCTTGAAGAGATCAAGAATGAGACCGTCGATTTG GAAAAAATACCCATCGAGGAAGTGTTTGAGCAGTTAAAATGTACCAGGGAAGGTTTATCTTCAGAGGAAGGAGCCAACAGATTGCAAATCTTTGGCCCCAACAAATTGGAAGAGAAAAAG GAAAGCAAGATACTCAAGTTCCTTGGTTTTATGTGGAATCCACTTTCGTGGGTCATGGAAGCTGCTGCTATCATGGCTATTGCACTGGCAAACGGAGGTGGTCAGGACCCTGATTGGCAGGATTTTGTTGGTATTGTGTGCTTGCTCGTTATCAACTCCACCATCAGTTTCATTGAAGAGAACAATGCTGGAAATGCTGCTGCAGCTCTTATGGCTGGTCTTGCTCCAAAAACTAAG GTGCTTAGAGATGGCCAATGGAGTGAGCAGGAAGCAGCTATTCTGGTTCCTGGAGATATTGTAAGCATAAAATTGGGGGATATCATCCCTGCTGATGCTCGTCTTCTCGAAGGTGATCCCTTGAAGGTGGATCAATCTGCCCTTACTGGAGAGTCCCTTCCTGTTACAAGGAACCCAGGTGAAGAGGTTTTCTCTGGTTCAACATGCAAACAAGGCGAGATTGAAGCTGTAGTTATTGCTACTGGTGTCCACACTTTCTTTGGCAAGGCAGCACATCTTGTGGACAGCACCAACCAAGTTGGGCATTTCCAGAAAGTGCTAACCGCCATTGGAAACTTCTGCATCTGCTCCATTGCTGTGGGAATGTTGATTGAGTTAATCGTCATGTACCCCATTCAACACAGAAAATATAGAGACGGAATTGACAATCTCCTTGTTCTCTTAATCGGAGGCATTCCCATTGCTATGCCCACTGTCTTGTCTGTTACAATGGCTATTGGATCACACAGGCTCTCTCAACAGGGTGCAATTACAAAAAGAatgactgccattgaggaaaTGGCTGGCATGGATGTCCTCTGCAGTGACAAGACAGGAACTTTGACTCTTAACAAGCTTACTGTTGACAAAAACTTAATCGAGGCATTTGCAAAGGGAGTAGACAAAGAGCATGTCCTACTTTTGGCTGCAAGGGCTTCTAGAGTAGAAAATCAGGATGCAATTGATGCTGCCATTGTAGGGACGCTTGCTGATCCAAAGGAG GCACGAGCTGGTATCAGAGAACTCCATTTCTTGCCCTTTAACCCTGTGGACAAGAGAACTGCTTTGACTTATATTGATGCCGAGGGCAACTGGCATAGAGCTAGCAAGGGAGCCCCAGAGCAG ATTCTAACTCTCTGCAATGCAAGTGAAGACTTTAAAAGGAAGGTTCATGCTATCATAGATAAGTTTGCTGAACGTGGGTTGCGATCATTAGCTGTTGCAAGACAG gaagtgcctgcaaaatcaAAGGACAGTCCTGGTGGTCCATGGCAATTTGTTGGTTTGCTATCCCTCTTTGATCCTCCAAGACATGATAGTGCCGAGACAATCCGCAGGGCCCTTAATCTTGGTGTAAATGTCAAGATGATTACAG GTGATCAACTTGCTATTGGAAAGGAGACTGGACGCAGACTTGGAATGGGAACAAACATGTATCCTTCTGCTTCTCTACTTGGTCAACACAAAGATGAGTCCATTGCTGGCCTTCCTGTTGAAGAGTTGATCGAGAAGGCTGATGGATTTGCTGGAGTATTTCCGG AGCACAAATATGAAATAGTGAAGAAGTTGCAGGAGAGGAAGCATATTGTTGGGATGACTGGAGATGGAGTAAATGATGCCCCTGCATTGAAGAAGGCAGACATTGGAATTGCAGTTGCAGATGCTACTGATGCTGCAAGAAGTGCTTCTGATATTGTGCTTACTGAACCTGGTCTAAGTGTTATCATAAGTGCTGTTTTGACTAGTAGAGCTATTTTCCAGAGAATGAAGAATTACACG ATATATGCAGTCTCCATTACCATTCGTATTGTG TTTGGCTTCATGCTTATTGCTTTGATATGGAAGTTTGATTTCTCTCCCTTTATGGTTTTGATTATTGCTATCTTGAATGACG GAACAATTATGACAATCTCAAAGGACAGAGTGAAGCCATCACCTCTCCCTGATAGCTGGAAACTAAAAGAGATTTTTGCCACTGGCGTTGTGCTTGGAGGCTACCTGGCAGTGATGACTGTTGTTTTCTTTTGGGCAATGCATAAAACTGACTTTTTCCAC GACAAATTTGGGGTAAAAAATATAAGGAACAGTGAGGATGAAATGATGGCTGCTCTATACCTACAAGTCAGTATTGTTAGCCAGGCTCTGATTTTTGTCACTCGGTCGCGCAGTTGGTCTTATGTTGAACGCCCTGGGCTGTTGTTGTTAACTGCTTTTGTCATTGCTCAGCTG GTTGCAACATTGATTGCTGTTTATGCTAACTGGAGTTTCGCTAGAATTAAAGGATGCGGTTGGGGATGGGCTGGTGTGATCTGGCTTTACAGTGTAGTGTTTTATGTGCCACTTGACTTCCTTAAGTTCTTCATTCGTTATGTATTAAGTGGAAAGGCTTGGCTAAACTTGATCGACAACAAG ATCGCTTTCACAACCAAGAAGGATTATGGCAAAGAGGAGAGGGAAGCTCAATGGGCTGTTGCTCAGAGGACTTTGCACGGACTTCAACCACCTGATGCCTCTGGCATCTTGGACGAAAAGAGCAGCTACAGAGAACTTTCTGAAATTGCTGAACAAGCCAAAAGGAGAGCTGAAATGGCCAG GCTTCGGGAGCTGCATACACTCAAGGGTCATGTTGAGTCAGTGGTGAAGCTCAAAGGCTTGGACATTGAAACTATTCAGCAGCATTATACCGTCTGA
- the LOC113694338 gene encoding uncharacterized protein — protein sequence MWVVPFKSSFLANHPRTSTFKPARKTCFTTVSALAISCRHGPDHDLNKDSPSKKIENQLGKLAVVTLAAGVLALGAVDPASAAKSGGRVGGQAFKSAAPRPSSPRINNSRTNIYVNPPVAPPLIGGYGYGFGVPFYGGWGWTPFSFFAPGPSVAIGVGGGFDLFLLFLILGAVSAVIRRVFSSRDEDMDEY from the exons ATGTGGGTTGTTCCGTTCAAAAGTAGCTTCCTAGCCAACCACCCTCGCACTTCAACTTTCAAACCCGCAAGAAAAACTTGTTTTACTACAGTAAGTGCACTCGCCATCTCATGCAGACACGGCCCAGATCATGACCTCAACAAAGATTCCCCCAG caagaaaattgagaacCAGCTGGGGAAATTAGCAGTCGTGACATTGGCAGCTGGGGTGCTGGCACTGGGGGCAGTTGATCCTGCATCAGCGGCTAAGTCTGGTGGGCGAGTCGGGGGACAGGCTTTTAAATCAGCAGCTCCGCGTCCTTCTTCTCCAagaatcaataattcaag GACCAATATTTATGTAAACCCACCGGTTGCTCCTCCCCTCATCGGAGGATATGGATATGGGTTCGGAGTTCCATTTTATGGTGGTTGGGGCTGGACGCCATTCTCATTCTTTGCTCCAGGTCCGAGCGTTGCAATTGGCGTTGGCGGGGGATTTGATCTCTTTCTCTTGTTCTTGATTTTGGGCGCGGTTTCCGCAGTCATCAGGAGGGTTTTTTCATCAAGGGACGAGGATATGGATGAGTACTAG